From Apium graveolens cultivar Ventura chromosome 9, ASM990537v1, whole genome shotgun sequence, the proteins below share one genomic window:
- the LOC141686659 gene encoding proteasome subunit alpha type-1-B-like: MFRNQYDTDVTTWSPAGRLFQVEYAMEAVKQGSAAIGLRSKSHVVLACVNKSNSELSSHQKKIFKADDHIGVAIAGLTADGRVLSRYMRSECINFSYSYESPLPVGRLVVQLADKAQVCTQRSWKRPYGVGLLVAGLDESGAHLYYNCPSGNYFEYQAFAIGSRSQAAKTYLERKFESFSTSSRENLLKDALFAIRETLQGERLTSSICTVAVLGVGEAFQILDQKTVQALIDAFEIAGEEAPAAEGDALDQGTAESGPVADQGPPAEPDVAPMDI; the protein is encoded by the exons ATGTTCCGCAACCAATACGACACCGACGTGACAACATGGAGTCCAGCGGGGCGATTATTCCAAGTAGAATACGCAATGGAGGCCGTTAAACAAGGCTCTGCTGCAATTGGTCTTCGATCCAAGTCTCACGTCGTTCTCGCCTGCGTTAACAAGTCTAATTCCGAGCTTTCTTCTCATCAAAAGAAGATCTTCAAAGCCGATGATCATATCGGAGTGGCTATTGCGGGTCTTACTGCTGATGGACGTGTTTTATCTCGGTATATGAGATCTGAATGTATCAATTTTAGTTATTCTTATGAGTCTCCTCTTCCTGTTGGTCGTCTTGTTGTTCAGCTCGCTGACAAGGCTCAG GTTTGCACCCAACGCTCATGGAAACGCCCTTATGGTGTTGGTCTTCTAGTAGCTGGTTTGGATGAGTCTGGGGCCCATCTTTACTACAATTGTCCAAGTGGTAATTATTTTGAGTATCAAGCTTTTGCTATTGGCTCACGGTCACAAGCTGCAAAGACATACTTAGAGCGCAAATTCGAGAGTTTCAGTACCTCTTCCCGAGAAAATTTATTGAAGGATGCACTATTTGCAATAAGAGAAACATTGCAAGGAGAAAGGCTTACGAGCTCCATTTGTACAGTGGCTGTGCTAGGGGTAGGAGAAGCATTCCAGATATTGGATCAAAAAACTGTACAAGCTCTAATTGATGCATTTGAGATAGCTGGAGAAGAAGCTCCTGCTGCAGAGGGTGATGCTCTAGACCAAGGTACAGCCGAATCAGGTCCTGTTGCTGACCAGGGACCTCCAGCTGAACCAGATGTGGCTCCTATGGACATTTGA